In a single window of the Limnochorda sp. L945t genome:
- a CDS encoding class II fructose-bisphosphate aldolase: MTLSRRSWQPLKELLQDVLDRPYALAAFNVYDFWVTRAVIRAASDLGVPVIVACGGSDLDIVGPEAVASWVASERSKAPVPVYLHLDHGRDLAEVIRCIAAGFDSVMFDGSQLPFEKNVQKTREVVYAARSTGAVVEGAVGRIPSKGQGEPGVAITSEDRVSVEMVSLFVQETGVDLVAVPVGSAHGAYAAGTRTHLDLDLVRALSQQVRVPLALHGGSGVDENDIRAAIGMALGKVNFGSVLRAAHTGAIREFCHASPARDPAELGQMTVESVYESARAKLSLLFEAVRQGR, translated from the coding sequence ATGACCCTTAGCCGGCGCTCGTGGCAACCGCTGAAAGAGCTGCTTCAGGACGTGCTCGACCGGCCGTACGCCCTGGCGGCCTTCAACGTCTACGATTTTTGGGTCACCCGAGCTGTCATCCGCGCGGCCAGCGACCTGGGCGTGCCGGTCATCGTCGCATGCGGAGGGTCCGACCTGGACATCGTGGGCCCGGAGGCAGTGGCCTCGTGGGTCGCTTCGGAACGTTCAAAGGCGCCTGTCCCCGTGTATCTTCACCTCGATCACGGTCGGGACCTGGCGGAGGTCATCCGGTGCATCGCGGCCGGATTCGATTCCGTGATGTTCGACGGGTCGCAGCTTCCGTTTGAAAAGAACGTCCAGAAGACCCGTGAAGTGGTGTATGCCGCTCGCTCGACAGGCGCCGTCGTCGAGGGAGCCGTGGGACGGATCCCCTCGAAAGGGCAAGGTGAGCCCGGCGTTGCCATCACGTCCGAGGATCGGGTGTCCGTCGAGATGGTGTCCCTGTTCGTACAGGAGACCGGCGTCGACCTCGTGGCCGTTCCGGTGGGAAGCGCTCACGGCGCCTACGCGGCCGGGACACGGACCCACCTCGACCTGGATTTGGTTCGCGCCCTGAGCCAGCAGGTGCGGGTGCCGCTCGCGCTGCATGGGGGATCGGGAGTAGACGAAAACGACATACGCGCCGCGATCGGCATGGCTTTGGGAAAAGTCAACTTTGGAAGCGTGCTACGCGCCGCGCACACCGGTGCGATTCGCGAGTTTTGTCATGCTTCTCCCGCGCGGGATCCAGCCGAGCTCGGCCAGATGACTGTTGAGAGCGTGTACGAGTCCGCCCGGGCAAAGCTGTCGCTCCTCTTCGAGGCGGTGCGACAGGGGAGGTGA
- a CDS encoding SLC13 family permease — MLTTQAVKADRKLLWLGTGVLLGLILWFMPTPAGLTVAGQHALAVVIFTVFLWVSGAVPTSVGSLMMIGIVLCLMPNEVPATKFLSFWTQDTMWFVLVSFIFSVVIQKSGLGNRLAIYVFSLRNLLVIDIALLVLNALFSVVGMAASFPKLVLLMPLVVSMAALSGMPKEDPYVRHVALMINVLANQTGLLVYSGFVLNPALGPLGGFQLDYTKWLQWFFPPALVYTLISFVVLYLLFRPARGANGFDVKVIEEKRRELGPLSRKEQKAIVWLVVAVVLWATGGMTGIPAGFAAVLVAAMLMLPGIGVVNFKEFVQATDWNTVFMLMGVLSIGALGATGFAKWLWGHILPSQLPGNPMVALVLISFLVELLHIPLGSLGTTQALAVPSLAAYGPTVGMSSELLSIVAYMSIVGQFFFVYQNAALVAGQGFGLWKPKDILKFGAAMFVVTPLVMGVVLLPWWLHMGWIR, encoded by the coding sequence TTGCTCACGACGCAAGCCGTCAAGGCTGACCGAAAGCTGCTGTGGCTCGGCACCGGGGTTCTCCTGGGCCTCATCTTGTGGTTCATGCCCACGCCGGCAGGTTTGACCGTCGCCGGGCAGCACGCCCTGGCGGTCGTGATTTTCACGGTCTTCTTGTGGGTCTCCGGCGCGGTTCCGACCAGTGTGGGCTCCCTGATGATGATCGGCATCGTGCTTTGTCTGATGCCGAACGAGGTTCCCGCGACCAAGTTTCTCTCCTTCTGGACTCAGGATACGATGTGGTTCGTCCTCGTTTCTTTCATTTTCAGCGTGGTCATACAGAAGAGCGGGCTCGGCAACCGGCTCGCCATCTACGTGTTTTCTCTCCGCAACCTGCTGGTGATCGACATTGCCCTGCTCGTCCTCAACGCGCTCTTCTCCGTCGTAGGCATGGCGGCCTCCTTCCCGAAACTCGTGTTGCTCATGCCTCTGGTCGTCTCGATGGCCGCCCTTTCCGGCATGCCGAAGGAGGATCCGTACGTCCGGCACGTAGCCCTCATGATCAACGTGCTGGCCAACCAGACGGGGCTGCTCGTCTACTCCGGCTTCGTGCTCAACCCGGCTCTGGGGCCCCTGGGTGGTTTCCAGCTGGACTACACGAAGTGGCTGCAGTGGTTCTTCCCTCCGGCCCTGGTGTACACGTTGATATCCTTCGTCGTACTCTACCTCCTCTTCCGCCCGGCGCGTGGCGCGAACGGGTTCGACGTGAAGGTCATAGAGGAGAAGCGCCGCGAGCTGGGTCCCTTGAGCCGGAAGGAACAGAAGGCCATCGTCTGGCTCGTCGTCGCCGTGGTCCTCTGGGCGACCGGGGGGATGACGGGAATCCCCGCGGGCTTCGCGGCCGTCCTGGTAGCCGCCATGCTGATGCTTCCTGGAATCGGCGTGGTGAACTTCAAGGAGTTCGTGCAGGCGACGGACTGGAACACGGTCTTCATGCTGATGGGGGTGCTCTCCATCGGGGCCCTGGGCGCCACCGGGTTCGCCAAGTGGCTGTGGGGCCACATCCTGCCCAGTCAACTGCCGGGCAACCCCATGGTGGCGCTGGTGCTCATCTCCTTCCTGGTGGAGCTGCTGCACATTCCCCTGGGCAGCCTGGGGACGACGCAGGCGTTGGCCGTCCCGTCGCTGGCGGCGTACGGGCCGACGGTGGGCATGTCCAGCGAACTGCTGAGCATCGTGGCCTACATGTCCATCGTCGGGCAGTTCTTCTTCGTCTACCAGAACGCGGCGCTGGTGGCGGGGCAGGGCTTTGGCCTGTGGAAGCCGAAAGACATACTCAAGTTCGGCGCCGCCATGTTCGTCGTCACGCCCCTGGTGATGGGCGTGGTGCTGTTACCGTGGTGGCTGCACATGGGGTGGATCCGGTAA
- a CDS encoding carbohydrate ABC transporter permease, whose amino-acid sequence MHRTDERRFRDAVSKTLTRFGLVLVTAIVVVWVILPFYWGISMSFRPAAQALQISGLAVPGLSFRPTAENWMTELHVPEMRRSMVNSMLAGLGGTAIALLLGAPAAYSLARFRFTRPKNRDITIWFISQRVMPPVVVAIPFFLTMRALHLLDTLIALVLVNATFTMPFVIAILVQSFRDLPPDLEEAALLDGATHIGAMLRVAIPLVAPSLVAAGLIGFAFSWNEFLMALTLTSRDAITMPVRIASGYDTRGAQFWYIAVRSLLAMSPPAIVAIIAQRFVVRGLTLGAVRG is encoded by the coding sequence ATGCACAGGACAGACGAGCGCCGGTTTCGAGATGCTGTGTCGAAGACACTGACCCGCTTTGGCCTCGTCCTCGTCACCGCCATCGTCGTGGTCTGGGTCATCCTGCCCTTTTACTGGGGGATATCGATGTCGTTCAGACCGGCAGCCCAGGCGCTGCAGATCTCCGGGCTTGCCGTGCCGGGGTTGTCATTTCGTCCTACGGCCGAAAACTGGATGACCGAGCTACATGTGCCGGAAATGCGCAGGTCCATGGTTAACAGTATGCTGGCAGGTCTGGGCGGCACGGCCATTGCGCTGCTTCTCGGAGCGCCTGCTGCCTACTCGCTTGCCCGCTTCAGGTTTACTCGTCCAAAGAACCGTGACATCACCATCTGGTTCATCTCGCAGCGTGTCATGCCGCCGGTCGTCGTGGCCATTCCCTTCTTCCTGACCATGAGGGCCCTGCATCTGCTGGATACGTTGATCGCACTTGTTCTGGTCAACGCGACTTTCACAATGCCCTTCGTGATAGCCATCCTCGTCCAGTCGTTCCGTGACCTGCCCCCTGATCTGGAGGAAGCGGCCCTCCTGGACGGAGCGACACACATCGGGGCAATGCTCAGGGTTGCCATTCCGCTGGTTGCGCCGTCGCTGGTAGCGGCGGGTCTCATCGGGTTCGCATTCAGCTGGAACGAGTTCCTCATGGCGCTGACCCTTACGTCCAGAGACGCGATCACGATGCCGGTCCGCATTGCAAGCGGATACGACACGCGGGGTGCGCAGTTCTGGTACATCGCCGTACGATCTCTTCTGGCCATGAGCCCTCCGGCGATCGTGGCCATCATCGCGCAGAGGTTCGTGGTGCGAGGCTTGACGCTCGGCGCCGTTCGAGGGTAG
- a CDS encoding ABC transporter substrate-binding protein, whose product MQSHKRLTLLVWVVLATLAMAVSVHAASDLVPIKNLSGDTVYVPKSDLGTIITDGKKPFAGKTITITVNVAGPKGPIEGPLHEWRKPWEELTGGKVNIVGIPYAEHYSKAMTDLLTGTGQYDIFMAGADWYGDLIAGNYIIPIDKYLNDPRFPKWDRSAMPLSQVALHTWQGHWYGVLNDSDGQVLYYRRDILTNASYRQRFKAKYGYDLPVPPKTWEQVRDIAEFFNGWDWNGDGEPDSGMVMHLKVGGQGMFHYASLSAPFVLFPGPTVDRYHNVYWFDPENMNPLINSPGHVRALELLLQLAKFGPSAQLSWDLGEAWDYFMRGKAVLTFSWGDVGGLVQEPGRSVIKGKLGTAMLPGTLEVWDREHNRWVKFDSPNVVGNTTGGSWHGVISALSKNPEVAYHFLAFLAMTPISQWHAYRGWDGVDPGTRHHFLAPQGDAKLEDYVAQGWNAEDVREYTQAYYETFFAERQLPYLRIPGGHEYWVSLDQHISEALTGAVSAKEALDRTARDWDEITNRLGRREQLELYRQSIGYGKPYQEAMGGK is encoded by the coding sequence ATGCAGTCTCACAAGCGGTTGACGCTCCTCGTGTGGGTCGTCCTCGCGACGTTGGCCATGGCCGTGTCCGTGCACGCCGCATCCGACCTCGTTCCCATCAAGAACCTGTCGGGAGATACCGTCTACGTACCCAAGAGCGACCTGGGCACCATCATCACGGACGGGAAGAAGCCTTTCGCGGGAAAGACCATCACCATCACCGTCAACGTCGCCGGGCCGAAGGGGCCCATCGAGGGGCCGCTGCACGAGTGGCGTAAGCCATGGGAGGAACTCACCGGTGGTAAGGTGAACATCGTTGGCATTCCTTACGCCGAGCATTACTCGAAGGCTATGACCGACCTCCTCACGGGCACTGGCCAGTACGATATCTTCATGGCAGGCGCCGATTGGTACGGTGACCTGATAGCGGGAAACTACATCATCCCCATCGACAAGTATTTGAACGATCCCCGCTTCCCGAAGTGGGATCGCTCCGCCATGCCCCTGTCGCAGGTCGCACTGCACACGTGGCAAGGCCACTGGTATGGGGTGCTCAATGATTCAGATGGCCAGGTGCTCTACTACCGGCGTGACATCCTGACCAACGCCTCGTACCGCCAGAGGTTCAAGGCAAAGTACGGTTACGACCTGCCCGTACCGCCCAAGACGTGGGAGCAGGTTCGCGATATCGCCGAGTTCTTCAACGGCTGGGACTGGAACGGAGACGGCGAGCCCGATTCCGGTATGGTGATGCACCTCAAGGTTGGCGGGCAGGGAATGTTCCACTACGCCTCCCTGTCCGCTCCGTTCGTGCTCTTTCCCGGACCGACGGTGGACAGGTACCACAACGTGTACTGGTTCGATCCCGAAAACATGAATCCTCTCATCAACTCTCCCGGACACGTTCGCGCGCTGGAGCTCCTGTTGCAGCTCGCCAAGTTCGGTCCTTCTGCACAGCTCAGCTGGGACCTGGGTGAGGCCTGGGATTACTTCATGCGCGGCAAAGCCGTGCTCACCTTCTCCTGGGGTGACGTGGGCGGGCTCGTCCAGGAGCCAGGTCGCTCGGTCATCAAGGGTAAGCTGGGCACTGCCATGCTTCCCGGTACCCTCGAAGTGTGGGACCGTGAGCATAATCGCTGGGTCAAGTTCGACTCGCCGAACGTGGTGGGCAACACGACCGGCGGATCGTGGCACGGCGTGATTTCGGCACTTTCCAAGAATCCGGAGGTTGCCTATCACTTCCTCGCATTCCTGGCCATGACTCCCATCAGCCAGTGGCACGCTTACCGGGGCTGGGACGGCGTAGATCCGGGTACCCGGCACCACTTCCTGGCGCCACAGGGCGATGCAAAGCTGGAGGATTACGTGGCGCAGGGCTGGAATGCGGAGGACGTGCGCGAGTACACACAGGCGTACTACGAGACCTTCTTCGCGGAGAGGCAGCTACCCTACCTGCGTATCCCGGGAGGCCACGAGTACTGGGTGTCGCTCGATCAGCACATCTCAGAGGCGTTGACCGGCGCCGTCAGCGCAAAGGAGGCCCTGGACAGGACGGCTCGGGACTGGGACGAGATCACCAACCGTCTCGGAAGGCGCGAGCAGCTAGAGCTCTACAGGCAATCGATCGGATACGGCAAGCCCTATCAAGAGGCCATGGGCGGAAAGTGA
- a CDS encoding carbohydrate ABC transporter permease — MGLAGAEMIGWPRLSYKTMTKRILLLPAAVWTLLFTVFPFVYTLWISTQRIRLGRPGYFVGMENFAKAFADYKLSESALGTILFIAVAVPLELILGFAFALLFNRDFRGQGVLRAIMTMPLFATPVGVAYLFTTILYEEGGLVNSLLAPLGWHPPWLSNPFWARLSVLLVDVWQWTPFCFLVFLAGLQGLPQEVLEAASLDVVKNRQIVTQVVLPMMAPLIRLVLLLRFIEAAKVFDTPFVLTSGGPGRSTEVYSLYTFRVGLRFFDLGYAAALSLLLLVAVMIVANLLFRGTREMYD, encoded by the coding sequence ATGGGGCTTGCAGGGGCGGAGATGATAGGTTGGCCACGCCTTTCCTACAAGACGATGACCAAGCGTATCCTTCTGCTTCCGGCGGCAGTGTGGACGCTCCTCTTTACGGTCTTTCCCTTCGTATATACGCTCTGGATTTCCACCCAGCGCATTCGTCTGGGACGTCCGGGGTACTTCGTAGGGATGGAGAATTTCGCGAAGGCGTTTGCTGACTACAAGCTGTCCGAAAGTGCCCTCGGAACCATCCTCTTCATCGCCGTCGCCGTGCCTCTCGAGCTCATCCTGGGATTTGCATTCGCCCTCCTGTTCAATCGCGATTTCCGAGGGCAAGGCGTGCTACGAGCCATCATGACGATGCCGCTGTTTGCGACGCCGGTCGGTGTGGCATACCTTTTCACGACGATCCTCTATGAGGAGGGCGGGCTCGTCAACTCCCTCCTTGCCCCGCTCGGGTGGCATCCTCCGTGGCTTTCCAATCCCTTCTGGGCACGACTCTCCGTGTTGCTAGTGGACGTATGGCAGTGGACACCTTTTTGCTTCCTCGTGTTCCTGGCGGGGCTGCAAGGCCTGCCTCAGGAAGTCCTGGAAGCGGCAAGCCTGGACGTGGTGAAAAACAGACAGATCGTCACGCAGGTCGTACTACCCATGATGGCGCCGCTGATCCGGCTCGTGTTGCTCCTCAGGTTCATCGAGGCAGCGAAGGTCTTCGACACTCCCTTCGTGCTGACTTCCGGCGGGCCAGGACGGAGCACGGAAGTGTACTCCCTATACACGTTTCGCGTGGGACTGCGCTTCTTCGACCTCGGGTATGCGGCAGCCCTCAGCCTGTTGTTGCTGGTAGCCGTGATGATCGTCGCGAACCTGCTGTTCCGCGGCACGAGGGAGATGTATGACTGA
- a CDS encoding FGGY-family carbohydrate kinase: MYLIGIDIGTTNWKVIAFNQSGEIVASFKQATKRYHQGAGRSVWRADDVWEAVIRGLASVTEQLGSDRAREVTAISVTSVGEAGLLVDRRGDPVSEIIEWFDSRTEPQRLWWETHRSPRSIYAITGFPMSHIPSINKVMWFKQHDPVLFGRASKWLCVADYVLFKLSGEMVMDFSLASRTMAFDIRGRRWSSELLEEAGIPVSLWPSLVPSGTPLGPLTEEVRRRTGLGSGTTIVAGGHDHVCGALAAGIYRPGEVLHSMGTAEAVLMTLPSPLITESLAEAGFSIGCHAARDRYYIMGGLLASGATIEWLRELFPDLGYGEAFYLSMTREAGNSPPGANGCLFVPHLRGTIQPPDARARGAWLGLGAYHKRADLLRAVLEGLALETMFLTALMHQLTGQGIDSITVTGGGTRNKLWVDIKAAASPAPLYLADVPEATALGAALLGGLGAGVWTDEAEAVASMVPSKQVVQGNPQWNTIYQRSLRRWADLYTALQSVGTLAPVPDLPG, translated from the coding sequence GTGTACCTGATCGGGATCGATATAGGTACTACCAACTGGAAAGTGATAGCCTTCAACCAAAGCGGGGAGATTGTCGCATCGTTCAAACAGGCCACCAAACGGTACCATCAAGGAGCCGGCCGGAGCGTATGGCGCGCAGACGACGTCTGGGAGGCGGTCATCCGGGGGCTTGCCTCCGTGACAGAGCAACTGGGATCCGACCGAGCTCGTGAAGTAACCGCAATATCCGTAACGAGCGTGGGCGAGGCCGGGCTCTTGGTGGATCGTCGAGGCGATCCCGTCAGCGAGATCATTGAATGGTTCGACTCCAGAACGGAGCCGCAGCGTCTTTGGTGGGAGACCCATCGGAGTCCCAGGAGTATCTACGCGATAACCGGCTTCCCGATGTCTCACATTCCGAGCATCAACAAGGTGATGTGGTTCAAGCAGCACGATCCGGTGCTATTCGGCAGAGCATCCAAGTGGTTGTGTGTTGCTGACTACGTGCTGTTCAAGCTGAGCGGGGAGATGGTCATGGACTTCTCCCTGGCAAGCCGTACGATGGCGTTCGATATCCGCGGACGTCGATGGTCATCCGAATTGCTAGAAGAAGCGGGCATCCCCGTGTCGCTGTGGCCCAGTCTGGTGCCATCCGGCACGCCGCTGGGACCCCTCACGGAGGAGGTACGGAGACGGACGGGGCTGGGGTCTGGGACCACGATCGTTGCGGGCGGCCACGATCACGTTTGTGGCGCGTTGGCCGCCGGCATCTATCGCCCGGGTGAGGTGCTTCATTCCATGGGCACGGCGGAGGCCGTGCTGATGACGTTACCATCGCCGCTGATCACGGAATCCCTCGCCGAGGCGGGATTCAGTATCGGGTGCCACGCCGCAAGGGACCGATACTATATCATGGGCGGGCTGCTGGCATCCGGGGCTACCATCGAATGGCTACGGGAGCTCTTTCCAGACCTTGGATACGGAGAGGCCTTCTACCTCAGCATGACCCGGGAAGCGGGCAACTCGCCGCCCGGGGCAAACGGGTGCCTGTTTGTCCCGCACCTAAGGGGTACCATTCAGCCGCCTGACGCGCGGGCTCGGGGGGCATGGTTGGGCCTGGGAGCCTATCACAAACGCGCGGACCTCCTGAGGGCTGTGCTGGAGGGACTGGCCCTGGAGACCATGTTCCTCACTGCACTCATGCATCAGTTGACCGGCCAGGGCATCGATTCCATCACCGTCACCGGCGGGGGCACGCGTAACAAGCTCTGGGTGGATATCAAAGCCGCTGCCTCCCCTGCCCCTTTGTACCTCGCGGACGTGCCTGAAGCTACCGCGCTGGGCGCGGCCTTGCTCGGCGGGCTGGGAGCAGGCGTCTGGACCGACGAAGCGGAAGCGGTGGCGAGCATGGTACCGTCCAAACAGGTGGTGCAGGGCAATCCTCAGTGGAACACCATCTACCAGCGCAGTCTCCGCCGGTGGGCCGATCTTTACACTGCGCTGCAGAGCGTGGGGACGCTGGCCCCCGTACCCGATCTGCCGGGTTGA
- a CDS encoding L-fucose/L-arabinose isomerase family protein, whose product MQNRPKLGILTFSDGRRYAHERLIEENKAFERRLRGALEGAGVEVVTGELVWTNQLAAQEARRLAREGCEATIFHYAIWAFPQFTALAARFAPRPILLFGPINPSRPGMVSVLAAAGALDQMGVRYRRVFGEIEEAEVLRRVVAWARGAHAAYRLQGETFGLFGGRPIGINTATAPVDQWVSQFGIDVEHVDQWEVVRRSQAFIGTDRVRHARQWLEEHVRKVHYDGQQLTPEKLELQIASYHALRDIIDERGFDFIGIKSQPELTEHFVTTDVPEAFLNDPYDWEGPHDPIVCATEADMDAALTMEVFKHVAGTPVLFADVRHYFADLGIFDLVNSGQHATYFAGRSFEPEHNLPRVELKPQGFYFPAGGASVFHVAAPGDVTLARLTREKGEYRMHIVRGEFVRLGPEDEARRIALVQDNWPHAFVRLRVPAERFLAEFPCNHVHGVYGNVVAELLEWCEITGTRPILLGDGDVPGSPITDTRQQKGGRP is encoded by the coding sequence GTGCAGAATAGACCCAAGCTTGGCATCCTCACCTTTTCCGATGGCCGGCGTTACGCCCACGAACGGCTGATCGAAGAGAACAAGGCCTTCGAGAGGCGTCTACGGGGCGCCCTCGAGGGCGCCGGCGTCGAGGTGGTCACCGGCGAACTGGTTTGGACCAACCAGCTGGCGGCGCAGGAGGCTCGGCGTCTGGCCCGAGAGGGTTGCGAGGCAACCATCTTCCACTACGCGATCTGGGCTTTCCCACAATTCACGGCCCTTGCCGCCCGGTTCGCACCCCGCCCCATCCTGCTCTTCGGCCCGATCAATCCGTCCAGGCCCGGGATGGTCTCGGTGCTGGCGGCCGCCGGAGCGCTCGACCAGATGGGCGTCCGCTACCGGCGGGTCTTCGGCGAGATTGAGGAGGCGGAGGTGCTCCGCAGGGTCGTGGCATGGGCCCGCGGCGCCCATGCGGCCTATCGGCTGCAGGGCGAGACTTTCGGGCTGTTCGGAGGGCGGCCCATCGGCATCAACACGGCGACGGCACCGGTGGATCAGTGGGTGAGCCAGTTTGGGATCGACGTCGAGCACGTCGATCAGTGGGAGGTCGTACGACGCTCGCAGGCGTTCATCGGGACGGATCGGGTGCGCCATGCCCGGCAGTGGCTGGAGGAGCACGTGCGCAAGGTCCATTACGACGGCCAGCAGCTCACTCCGGAGAAGCTGGAGCTGCAAATTGCCTCGTATCACGCCCTTCGTGACATCATCGATGAACGCGGTTTCGATTTCATCGGCATCAAGAGCCAGCCGGAGCTTACCGAGCACTTCGTGACAACGGACGTGCCCGAAGCGTTCCTCAACGACCCGTACGACTGGGAGGGCCCGCACGATCCCATCGTCTGTGCCACCGAAGCGGACATGGACGCAGCCTTGACGATGGAGGTCTTCAAGCACGTCGCCGGCACTCCGGTGCTCTTCGCCGACGTGCGGCACTACTTCGCCGACCTCGGCATCTTCGACCTGGTGAACTCCGGCCAGCATGCGACCTACTTCGCCGGCCGCAGTTTCGAGCCGGAGCACAACCTCCCGAGGGTCGAGCTCAAGCCTCAAGGCTTCTACTTCCCGGCCGGCGGCGCCTCGGTCTTCCACGTGGCCGCCCCGGGCGATGTTACCCTGGCCCGGCTCACCCGTGAAAAGGGCGAGTACCGGATGCACATCGTGCGGGGTGAATTCGTGAGGCTCGGACCAGAAGACGAGGCGCGCCGCATTGCCCTCGTCCAGGACAACTGGCCGCACGCGTTCGTGCGACTCCGCGTGCCTGCAGAGCGTTTTCTGGCCGAGTTCCCTTGCAACCACGTCCATGGGGTCTACGGCAACGTGGTCGCTGAGCTCCTCGAGTGGTGCGAGATCACCGGGACTCGCCCCATCTTGCTGGGAGATGGAGACGTGCCAGGATCGCCCATCACGGATACCAGGCAACAGAAGGGTGGACGTCCATGA
- a CDS encoding Crp/Fnr family transcriptional regulator, translated as MTVSWPALQLAGAIDRFLALPGARYVKLEGRAFHVLHIGDDGYVWLVVSGWLLGMRGNAEGRLKGTGLFGPGDLLGMSSLGGNVREVPFYSIGETEVIQVSRLALDRAVERDDTLCRWLLKYMCMRYSELLDELEVSTLLPLRQRIEAFERKLTQKMPVSVERPVPQTVLAWAVGGHPVSVCRALKGA; from the coding sequence ATGACGGTCTCGTGGCCAGCCCTGCAGCTTGCCGGAGCGATCGATCGGTTCCTGGCCCTCCCGGGTGCCCGTTACGTCAAGCTCGAAGGGAGGGCCTTCCACGTATTGCACATCGGTGACGACGGTTACGTGTGGCTCGTCGTTTCCGGCTGGCTGCTAGGCATGCGGGGCAACGCCGAAGGGCGGCTGAAGGGGACGGGCCTGTTCGGACCGGGCGACCTCCTGGGGATGAGCAGTCTCGGCGGAAACGTGCGGGAGGTGCCGTTCTACAGCATCGGCGAGACCGAGGTCATCCAGGTGAGCCGGCTCGCGCTCGATCGCGCGGTCGAGAGGGACGATACGCTCTGCCGGTGGCTCTTGAAGTACATGTGCATGCGCTACTCCGAGCTGCTGGACGAACTCGAGGTGAGCACGCTGTTGCCGCTCCGGCAGCGGATCGAGGCCTTCGAGAGGAAACTGACGCAGAAGATGCCCGTCTCCGTCGAGAGGCCAGTGCCCCAGACCGTCCTGGCTTGGGCGGTAGGAGGGCACCCGGTCAGCGTCTGCCGCGCGCTCAAGGGCGCGTAG